From the Paenibacillus sp. FSL H8-0548 genome, one window contains:
- the fumC gene encoding class II fumarate hydratase, protein MDYRIEKDTMGEIQVPADKLWGAQTQRSLQNFKISGERMPIEVVYAMAYIKKASAQANEKLGVLDAAKSAIIGEAVDEIVSGKWDEHFPLVVWQTGSGTQTNMNVNEVIANRANTLLAERGSEVRIHPNDDVNRSQSSNDTFPAAMHIAGVIALEDRLLPSLDLLNDTLRAKAEKFNDIVKIGRTHLQDATPITLGQEISGWYSMLDRTRAMLVQSVDTMRDLALGGTAVGTGLNAHPDFAVTVAEAVTALTGKSFVTAANKFHSLTSHDQIVYTHGAVKALAADLMKIANDVRWLASGPRCGIGEISIPENEPGSSIMPGKVNPTQSEALTMAVCQVIGNDTAISMAASQGNFELNVFKPVIIYNFLQSVALMADGMVSFNDNCAVGIEPNEAVIKRNLDQSLMLVTALNPHIGYENAAAIAKNAHKKGLTLKESAIASGLLTSEQFDEFVRPENMIGKR, encoded by the coding sequence ATGGATTATCGGATTGAGAAGGACACAATGGGCGAGATTCAAGTTCCTGCAGACAAGCTGTGGGGTGCGCAAACACAACGAAGCCTGCAAAACTTTAAAATTAGCGGAGAGCGGATGCCGATCGAAGTCGTTTATGCGATGGCTTATATCAAAAAAGCTTCCGCACAGGCTAATGAGAAGCTCGGCGTATTGGATGCAGCTAAGTCTGCAATCATCGGCGAGGCGGTAGATGAAATTGTTTCCGGCAAATGGGATGAGCATTTTCCACTTGTCGTATGGCAAACAGGCAGCGGTACGCAAACGAATATGAACGTGAATGAGGTTATTGCTAATCGTGCTAATACTTTGCTGGCTGAACGCGGCAGTGAAGTGCGCATTCATCCGAATGATGATGTTAACCGCTCCCAAAGCTCAAACGATACGTTCCCAGCAGCTATGCACATTGCTGGTGTAATTGCACTGGAGGATCGTTTGCTTCCATCGCTTGACTTGCTGAATGATACGCTTCGTGCCAAAGCAGAGAAGTTTAACGATATTGTAAAAATCGGCCGTACACATCTTCAAGATGCTACGCCAATTACGCTGGGACAAGAAATTAGCGGCTGGTACTCCATGCTGGACAGAACGCGTGCCATGCTCGTTCAAAGTGTAGATACGATGCGTGATTTGGCACTCGGCGGTACGGCGGTTGGTACGGGACTTAATGCTCATCCTGACTTTGCTGTTACCGTTGCAGAAGCGGTGACTGCGCTCACAGGCAAAAGCTTCGTAACAGCAGCTAACAAATTCCACTCGCTTACAAGCCATGACCAAATCGTATATACTCACGGTGCGGTTAAAGCTCTTGCGGCTGATTTGATGAAAATCGCCAATGATGTAAGATGGCTGGCAAGTGGTCCACGCTGCGGGATTGGCGAAATTTCGATACCTGAGAATGAGCCGGGCAGCTCGATTATGCCAGGTAAAGTTAACCCAACGCAAAGTGAAGCGTTGACGATGGCCGTATGCCAAGTCATTGGCAATGATACAGCTATTTCAATGGCTGCAAGCCAAGGTAACTTTGAGCTGAACGTATTTAAGCCAGTCATTATTTATAACTTCTTGCAATCTGTAGCGCTGATGGCTGATGGCATGGTATCGTTCAACGATAATTGCGCGGTAGGCATCGAGCCGAACGAAGCGGTAATCAAGCGCAACCTTGATCAATCACTAATGCTCGTTACGGCGCTTAATCCTCATATTGGTTATGAGAATGCGGCTGCGATTGCGAAGAATGCTCATAAAAAAGGGCTTACGCTCAAAGAGTCGGCTATTGCTAGCGGCTTGCTGACTTCAGAGCAGTTCGATGAATTTGTTCGCCCCGAGAATATGATCGGAAAACGTTAA
- a CDS encoding ABC-F family ATP-binding cassette domain-containing protein, with translation MHLLSVENITKSYGEKVLFENVTFGVEDGDKVGIIGVNGTGKSTFLKVIAGLEPADSGKVSIGNRVTVRMLAQDPIFVPNETTLEHVLGGDSPQLRAVQAYAAAMQAIELNPSDTALQDQLMKANEMMSELDAWQLESDAKMALTKLGIYDFEAKVETLSGGQRKRVAMAAALLLPSDVLILDEPTNHIDNDSVAWLEGMLQKRRGALLMITHDRYFLDRVSNRVIELDKGQAHFYQANYSRFLELKLDREEREASTESKRKNLLRNELAWIRRGAKARSTKQKARIDRFEALKADAPKQAGGKMDVSVASTRLGRKIVEIEEVTKRFGERTLIRDFSYIGVPEDRVGIVGRNGSGKSTLLKLIMGQLTPDEGTVDLGATVKLGWFSQEHEEMDQSLRVIEYIREAAEQVKTGDGTTISAGQMLERFLFSPTMQWTPISKLSGGEKRRLQLLRVLMNAPNVLLLDEPTNDLDISTLTVLEDYLDDFPGVVFVVSHDRYFLDRTVDKIVAFEGDGVITHHTGNYSDYQEFVQKFGTAAVAPKAEAVPVTAASEPAPAASEPAPAAGKGRVLKMSYKDQKDFEQIDSWIESAENDISEIAVRMEAASSDSALLQELAAEQQQLEAKLEKLMDRWAELNELAEQIAAQK, from the coding sequence ATGCATTTACTATCAGTAGAAAATATAACGAAGAGCTATGGCGAGAAGGTATTGTTCGAAAATGTTACCTTTGGCGTCGAGGACGGCGATAAGGTTGGTATTATAGGCGTTAACGGAACGGGGAAATCGACCTTCCTCAAGGTTATTGCGGGCCTAGAGCCGGCAGATTCAGGCAAGGTGTCAATCGGCAACCGGGTAACGGTGAGAATGCTCGCACAGGACCCGATATTTGTTCCGAATGAAACGACGCTAGAGCATGTGCTTGGCGGTGATTCACCGCAGCTTCGAGCGGTGCAGGCTTATGCAGCGGCAATGCAGGCGATTGAACTAAATCCAAGCGACACAGCTTTGCAGGATCAGCTTATGAAGGCTAATGAGATGATGTCTGAGCTGGATGCTTGGCAGTTGGAGAGCGACGCCAAAATGGCGCTGACCAAGCTCGGCATTTATGATTTTGAGGCGAAGGTAGAGACGCTCTCGGGCGGCCAACGGAAGCGGGTCGCGATGGCGGCAGCGCTCCTCTTGCCTTCAGATGTCCTTATTCTTGATGAGCCTACGAACCATATTGACAACGATTCGGTGGCATGGTTGGAGGGAATGCTGCAAAAACGCAGAGGCGCCCTTCTCATGATTACGCATGATCGTTATTTCCTTGATCGTGTAAGCAACCGTGTGATCGAGCTGGATAAAGGGCAAGCCCACTTCTACCAAGCGAATTACAGCCGCTTTCTTGAGCTGAAGCTTGATCGTGAAGAGCGGGAAGCATCTACAGAGTCGAAGCGGAAAAATTTGCTGCGCAATGAGCTTGCTTGGATCAGACGCGGGGCCAAAGCGAGGTCGACGAAGCAGAAAGCGCGTATTGATCGTTTTGAAGCACTGAAGGCGGATGCACCGAAGCAGGCAGGCGGCAAAATGGATGTATCGGTTGCTTCAACTAGGCTGGGCCGCAAGATCGTAGAAATCGAAGAAGTGACGAAGCGCTTCGGCGAACGTACGCTGATTCGAGATTTTAGCTACATCGGGGTTCCCGAGGATCGGGTTGGTATTGTTGGGCGCAATGGTAGCGGAAAGTCGACGCTCCTTAAGCTCATCATGGGCCAATTGACGCCTGATGAGGGAACAGTTGACCTGGGTGCTACTGTTAAGCTGGGCTGGTTCTCGCAGGAGCATGAGGAGATGGATCAATCTCTTCGTGTTATCGAATATATTCGTGAAGCTGCTGAGCAGGTAAAGACGGGAGATGGCACGACGATATCAGCAGGCCAAATGCTGGAGCGCTTCCTGTTCTCGCCGACGATGCAGTGGACACCGATTTCCAAGCTGTCGGGCGGAGAGAAGCGGCGTTTGCAATTATTGCGAGTACTCATGAACGCACCTAATGTGCTGCTGCTCGATGAGCCGACAAATGATTTGGATATATCGACGCTTACGGTGCTTGAGGATTATTTGGATGATTTTCCGGGAGTCGTATTCGTCGTTTCGCATGATCGTTACTTTCTTGATCGTACAGTGGACAAAATTGTTGCGTTTGAGGGCGACGGCGTCATTACACATCACACGGGCAATTACTCGGATTATCAGGAGTTTGTTCAGAAGTTTGGTACAGCAGCAGTTGCGCCAAAAGCTGAGGCTGTCCCAGTAACTGCAGCAAGCGAGCCAGCTCCTGCAGCAAGTGAGCCTGCTCCTGCAGCAGGCAAAGGCCGTGTACTCAAGATGTCCTATAAGGATCAGAAGGACTTTGAGCAAATCGATAGCTGGATCGAGTCAGCAGAAAACGATATAAGCGAAATAGCCGTCCGCATGGAAGCCGCGAGCAGTGACTCTGCGCTTTTACAGGAGCTTGCCGCTGAGCAGCAGCAGCTGGAAGCGAAGCTGGAGAAGCTGATGGATCGCTGGGCGGAGCTGAATGAGCTGGCGGAGCAAATTGCTGCTCAGAAGTAA
- a CDS encoding fumarylacetoacetate hydrolase family protein: MSANEIRNIYCIGRNYRLHALELGNEVPDEPLVFTKPSHAVVAMNGNVVELPANVGEVHFELEIVLRIGKAYEPGMDTEQCIDAMALGLDLTLRDVQSKLKAKGQPWLAAKGFKSSAPLGEWQHYPGAAALAETEFTLMRNGVVAQRGKASDMLFNVSELIRFVGENYGLGAGDILYTGTPAGVAALQDGDQLQALWAGKPAGSCSVRFV; encoded by the coding sequence ATGAGCGCTAACGAAATTCGTAATATTTATTGTATTGGACGTAATTATAGGCTTCACGCCCTTGAGCTAGGCAATGAGGTTCCGGATGAGCCGCTCGTTTTTACAAAGCCCTCTCATGCGGTTGTAGCGATGAACGGGAATGTTGTCGAGCTTCCTGCAAATGTGGGAGAGGTGCATTTTGAGCTGGAAATCGTGCTGCGCATCGGGAAAGCTTATGAGCCGGGAATGGATACGGAGCAGTGCATTGATGCGATGGCGCTTGGACTTGACTTAACCCTCCGCGATGTACAGTCCAAGCTGAAGGCCAAAGGCCAGCCCTGGCTTGCGGCCAAAGGGTTCAAGAGCTCCGCTCCACTCGGTGAATGGCAGCATTACCCCGGCGCAGCAGCGCTGGCGGAGACTGAGTTTACGCTCATGCGAAATGGCGTCGTCGCACAGCGCGGCAAGGCGAGTGATATGCTGTTTAACGTGTCTGAGCTGATCAGGTTTGTAGGCGAGAACTACGGTCTTGGCGCTGGCGACATTCTTTATACGGGAACACCAGCTGGCGTAGCAGCGCTGCAGGACGGCGATCAGCTGCAAGCCTTGTGGGCAGGTAAGCCTGCGGGCAGCTGCAGCGTGAGGTTTGTCTAG
- a CDS encoding response regulator transcription factor — MLKIVWIEDEEQLLQECASYLSKEAVEVYGASTLKEAELLIPKVGPDLLLVDWMLPGGASGIDICKRNEREWKLPFIMITAKEDEFDKVLALELGADDYLTKPFGLRELSARIKAVMRRASRIGEETLSLSELPDDSLLYRGPLRLDQQRFAAFLNEQRLDLTRTEYLLLWKLAEYPGRVFTRTHLMDEALGDSFLGYERTLDSHIRNLRRKLEAAKETRELIQTVYGVGYRFSEEFR; from the coding sequence ATGTTGAAAATTGTATGGATCGAAGATGAAGAGCAGCTGCTGCAGGAGTGCGCAAGCTATTTGAGCAAGGAAGCTGTAGAGGTTTACGGCGCCTCTACGCTCAAGGAGGCGGAGCTCCTAATACCAAAGGTGGGTCCAGATTTGCTGCTGGTTGATTGGATGCTGCCAGGCGGAGCAAGTGGAATAGACATCTGTAAGCGGAACGAACGTGAATGGAAGCTGCCCTTCATTATGATAACGGCCAAGGAGGATGAATTCGATAAGGTGCTGGCGCTTGAGCTGGGGGCGGACGATTATTTGACGAAGCCGTTTGGTCTGCGAGAATTAAGCGCTAGAATTAAAGCGGTTATGCGCAGAGCAAGCCGGATAGGCGAAGAGACGTTATCACTGTCTGAGCTGCCTGATGATTCGTTACTATATAGAGGTCCGTTAAGGCTCGACCAGCAGCGTTTCGCTGCTTTTTTAAACGAGCAAAGGCTTGATTTAACTCGCACCGAATATTTGCTGCTATGGAAGCTGGCGGAATATCCTGGACGAGTGTTTACTCGTACACATTTAATGGACGAGGCTCTTGGCGATAGCTTTCTAGGCTATGAGCGAACGCTAGATTCGCATATTCGCAATTTGCGCCGCAAGCTGGAGGCGGCTAAGGAGACGCGAGAGCTGATCCAGACGGTATATGGCGTGGGCTATCGTTTTTCGGAGGAGTTTAGATGA
- a CDS encoding HAMP domain-containing sensor histidine kinase codes for MKKNEPQGRRGEKRLVLICAIVVLLTFSCSQWLLMDSKQTDQTKNQLFWNGYAKLYYEKTGSWSGLTALLQADRYMFAEDKSPMLTIYDKDGTTIAAELDNKESIAKHARKIAILSEGEIVGYTSYSNTLQVTISSKSLLLSLIIGLFVFLIGAGILRQSKYVANRTERSIAKAIWSRSSSALMDDSHTSGEIHIQAALNHIEELARRVERLETVRRSMVADIAHELRTPIAVMRTQLDHAIQEGELLPLSKTVSLHDETLRLTKLVRDLQELSLAESGHLSLSKSWFSLTELAATVAETLAVDTVENEILLNTVMDRDIRLYADETRIRQILINVIGNALQHTRHELRIEARLGQGQVEISVADDGLGIEEEELAYVFDRFYRGKAHHEANKRSPGLGLGLAIANQFAQAHGGTLRVTSHYGKGAIFTLCLPIIEV; via the coding sequence ATGAAGAAGAATGAACCGCAGGGGCGGCGCGGGGAGAAACGGCTTGTCCTTATATGTGCCATTGTGGTTCTATTGACATTCAGTTGTTCACAGTGGCTTTTGATGGATTCGAAACAGACAGATCAAACGAAAAATCAGCTTTTTTGGAATGGGTACGCAAAGCTATATTATGAGAAAACGGGGAGCTGGTCCGGTCTGACTGCGCTTCTGCAAGCAGATCGCTATATGTTTGCGGAGGATAAATCACCTATGCTTACAATATACGATAAAGATGGTACGACTATAGCTGCAGAGCTTGACAATAAGGAAAGTATAGCCAAACATGCCCGAAAAATAGCGATTCTCTCTGAAGGTGAGATTGTAGGTTACACGAGCTACTCTAACACGCTGCAAGTGACGATTAGCAGCAAAAGTTTGCTGCTGTCGCTCATAATCGGGCTGTTTGTGTTTCTAATAGGAGCAGGGATACTTCGTCAGTCTAAGTATGTCGCAAATCGTACCGAGCGTTCCATCGCGAAAGCGATATGGAGTCGTTCAAGCTCTGCTCTAATGGATGATTCTCATACTAGCGGAGAAATACATATTCAAGCTGCATTAAACCATATAGAGGAGCTCGCGCGGCGGGTGGAACGACTGGAAACAGTTCGGAGGTCGATGGTCGCAGATATTGCTCATGAGCTTCGAACGCCAATTGCAGTGATGCGAACGCAGCTGGATCATGCGATTCAGGAAGGAGAGCTGCTTCCTCTATCCAAAACCGTATCGCTGCATGACGAGACGCTCCGTCTCACGAAGCTGGTACGTGATCTTCAGGAGCTGTCGCTTGCCGAATCTGGTCATCTGTCTCTTAGCAAAAGCTGGTTCTCCTTGACCGAGCTTGCTGCAACGGTTGCCGAGACGCTCGCAGTCGATACAGTTGAGAATGAAATACTTTTAAATACGGTTATGGATCGAGATATTCGTCTATATGCCGATGAGACTCGGATTAGACAAATTTTAATTAACGTAATTGGCAACGCACTTCAGCATACACGCCATGAGCTTCGGATCGAGGCGAGACTTGGGCAAGGGCAAGTGGAGATTAGCGTTGCTGATGACGGCCTCGGCATTGAAGAGGAGGAATTAGCTTACGTATTCGATCGCTTTTACAGGGGGAAGGCTCATCATGAGGCGAACAAGCGCTCACCCGGTTTAGGCCTTGGACTTGCGATAGCCAATCAATTTGCACAAGCACATGGCGGGACACTCCGAGTAACGAGCCATTACGGCAAGGGGGCAATATTTACACTATGTTTGCCGATTATAGAAGTATAG
- a CDS encoding ABC transporter ATP-binding protein: MITVKNIFKTYGKGEAAARALREVSFTISKGEMVSITGPSGCGKSTLLHILAGIESIDNGEIWIGDAPIHTWDDKKIAKLRLARMGFVFQSYHLIPVLSAWENTALPLIAAGIPANQAKARALEALKEVGLADKALHYPSVLSGGQNQRVAIARAIVGKPDIIWADEPTGALDTDTAEQIIGMLEMLNRHHGTTIVIVTHDPRIASRTTRAIRLQNGRVIHDGGVAL, from the coding sequence ATGATTACCGTAAAAAATATTTTCAAGACGTATGGCAAGGGAGAAGCTGCTGCGCGAGCGCTCCGTGAAGTTTCTTTCACGATTTCCAAAGGGGAAATGGTGTCCATTACTGGGCCATCCGGCTGCGGAAAGTCGACATTGCTGCATATTTTGGCTGGGATCGAGTCTATTGACAACGGTGAAATATGGATTGGTGATGCACCTATTCATACATGGGATGACAAGAAAATTGCAAAGCTGAGGCTAGCGAGAATGGGGTTCGTATTTCAATCCTACCATCTTATTCCGGTATTGAGTGCGTGGGAGAATACGGCACTCCCGCTAATTGCCGCAGGCATTCCCGCTAATCAAGCTAAAGCACGAGCGCTCGAGGCACTTAAGGAGGTTGGGCTGGCTGACAAAGCACTTCATTATCCAAGCGTGCTCTCGGGAGGTCAAAACCAGCGTGTTGCTATTGCGAGAGCTATCGTAGGGAAGCCTGATATCATTTGGGCGGATGAACCAACAGGTGCGCTGGATACGGACACAGCTGAACAAATTATCGGTATGCTGGAAATGCTGAATCGTCATCATGGAACGACCATCGTTATTGTTACTCATGATCCTAGAATCGCAAGCCGTACAACACGCGCTATCCGCTTGCAAAACGGCCGCGTTATCCATGATGGAGGCGTGGCGTTATGA
- a CDS encoding FtsX-like permease family protein yields the protein MIKSSLVWRMALGNLRKQWKQTLLTIFAGAIGAMLIAASAVNYDSVQRSGAVWIEAHLGPINWKLTPEKSDNEGFSAQETEALIDVLLERWDGYTMLPYVKTEAAVFAKDASTGTEAALKNILFMGFSMEKAVSFDLAGASLWRAGLADDELIINREIAKLLQVEAGDTVAVTASHGDKLFRIRAVTEQRGLTGYLESGAFAGTIIGTEHTVRELSNQAQDRYDAILAGVSNSSVDPNHMYLIPEYSYNVENLKGNVKSDIKRMNYAVIIGMISMVAIVSSMLFMRQVLVMIGESRQETYGILRAIGFSQGNISAMFTVEAILLSLMSVSLGTILGVWGGYNLIHQFYGVYSAELSRMAGNTIPIQPYISIGTVAVVFGAMLCFLSMISLLSARRVSRFSIVGALRGAAETGDKGRRRGSRRIGFRIVFAFGLSAASIHFIFAFVQPPKLNGENMLLIAWTWLVACFFVLFIVLSLLNKMDGPLQRLLRFVGIPPLSIMLALKYPRWHKGRTYTAALLFALVMMTITFIVCIMQIVLANGNVDRTNQTVFGFGGYASYRTAAEKEKIEAAAANDPFIQEHIRGLTTAEPFMLSMIERGIAQAAVPVTKELIRDNPIQLLARAPMFANDQAAWEAVLNDPNYIILPYYYGMEDPLFPEAITLVEAGETITLPIYENKLRSDTEDWVPQAQRGFIVAGFVPNDAATQLIDFYGATFMNEEVVREFRPYGHKWPNQTELGFILFQFDYKDIKLAQALEERFAIGGVLTFDVPYLKNSAEQLINKQLGYGFIGFSVMSAFIGIMGLAIIQFRAVRERSKQVGMMRCLGVSNKNIYMMFFIEGFVISAVGLLVGWGVGSSGVRIFSENIKYDIRVYEEPFVFIYPYDILIPIIGVLLAASLIINIAPARAALKLKAVDALRMGND from the coding sequence ATGATCAAGTCAAGTCTCGTTTGGAGAATGGCATTAGGGAACCTTCGGAAGCAATGGAAGCAGACGCTGCTAACGATTTTTGCAGGTGCCATCGGCGCAATGCTGATTGCTGCTAGCGCTGTCAACTATGATTCCGTTCAACGCAGCGGCGCAGTGTGGATAGAGGCACATTTAGGGCCGATCAACTGGAAGTTGACGCCGGAGAAATCGGATAACGAGGGCTTCTCCGCTCAGGAGACAGAAGCGTTGATAGATGTATTGCTTGAGCGGTGGGATGGCTACACTATGCTGCCTTACGTAAAGACAGAAGCCGCTGTATTTGCCAAGGACGCGAGTACAGGCACGGAAGCGGCGCTGAAAAACATATTATTTATGGGATTTTCTATGGAGAAGGCTGTTAGCTTTGATCTCGCTGGTGCTTCATTATGGCGTGCGGGCCTTGCTGACGATGAGCTCATTATTAATCGTGAAATCGCCAAGCTGCTGCAAGTCGAAGCTGGAGATACTGTAGCGGTAACTGCATCGCATGGAGACAAGCTATTCCGTATTCGTGCTGTAACCGAGCAGCGGGGATTAACAGGATATCTGGAGTCAGGTGCATTTGCCGGCACGATTATCGGTACTGAACATACCGTTAGAGAACTTTCCAATCAGGCTCAGGACCGCTATGATGCGATACTAGCAGGAGTCTCGAACTCATCTGTTGATCCAAACCATATGTATCTCATTCCTGAGTATTCATACAATGTTGAGAATCTGAAAGGAAATGTAAAATCGGATATTAAACGAATGAATTACGCTGTCATTATAGGCATGATCAGTATGGTAGCCATCGTATCCAGCATGCTCTTCATGCGTCAGGTGTTAGTCATGATTGGTGAATCCAGACAGGAAACTTACGGAATTCTGCGCGCAATTGGTTTCTCTCAAGGAAATATTTCAGCCATGTTCACAGTAGAAGCGATATTGCTCTCTTTAATGAGCGTGTCACTAGGAACAATACTAGGAGTTTGGGGCGGATATAATCTTATCCATCAGTTCTATGGTGTCTATTCGGCGGAGTTATCGCGAATGGCTGGCAATACGATACCTATCCAACCCTATATATCTATAGGGACGGTGGCTGTTGTATTTGGGGCTATGCTTTGTTTTCTTAGCATGATCTCCTTATTATCCGCTCGACGAGTGAGTCGATTCAGCATCGTTGGAGCATTGCGAGGAGCAGCGGAGACGGGAGATAAAGGAAGACGCCGAGGAAGCAGACGAATAGGATTCCGCATAGTTTTTGCGTTTGGATTGTCTGCTGCCTCCATTCATTTTATTTTTGCATTTGTTCAACCACCAAAATTGAATGGTGAAAATATGCTCCTTATTGCATGGACGTGGCTCGTCGCCTGCTTCTTTGTTCTTTTCATCGTTTTGTCGCTATTAAACAAAATGGATGGTCCTTTGCAAAGGCTGCTGCGTTTTGTGGGTATTCCACCGCTTTCCATAATGCTTGCCCTTAAGTACCCGCGATGGCATAAAGGACGAACCTATACGGCAGCACTTTTGTTTGCGCTAGTTATGATGACCATAACCTTTATCGTTTGCATCATGCAAATCGTACTTGCTAACGGAAATGTTGATCGAACGAATCAGACGGTGTTTGGCTTTGGCGGCTACGCATCGTACCGGACAGCGGCAGAGAAGGAGAAAATAGAAGCAGCCGCTGCTAATGATCCTTTTATTCAGGAACATATTCGTGGATTGACGACAGCAGAACCCTTCATGCTCAGTATGATAGAGCGAGGCATCGCGCAAGCAGCTGTTCCAGTGACCAAGGAGCTTATTCGGGATAATCCAATCCAATTATTAGCTCGAGCGCCTATGTTTGCGAATGATCAGGCAGCATGGGAGGCGGTATTAAATGACCCTAATTATATTATATTGCCTTATTATTACGGGATGGAGGACCCGTTGTTTCCTGAAGCGATTACGCTAGTGGAAGCAGGGGAAACCATTACACTTCCGATATATGAAAATAAGCTGAGAAGCGATACAGAGGATTGGGTGCCGCAAGCACAGCGGGGTTTCATTGTTGCAGGCTTTGTTCCAAACGATGCTGCGACGCAATTGATTGATTTTTATGGAGCAACGTTTATGAATGAGGAGGTAGTAAGAGAGTTTCGTCCCTATGGTCATAAATGGCCTAATCAGACCGAACTTGGCTTTATTTTGTTCCAGTTTGATTACAAGGATATCAAGCTGGCGCAGGCGCTGGAGGAGAGGTTTGCTATTGGAGGTGTATTAACCTTTGATGTCCCTTATCTCAAAAATTCAGCGGAGCAGCTAATAAACAAGCAGCTTGGTTATGGCTTCATCGGCTTTAGTGTGATGTCAGCCTTCATTGGAATTATGGGACTTGCCATTATTCAGTTTAGAGCTGTGCGTGAGCGGAGCAAGCAGGTGGGAATGATGCGCTGTCTTGGCGTATCTAACAAAAACATTTATATGATGTTTTTTATTGAAGGCTTCGTTATCAGTGCGGTTGGTCTGCTCGTAGGATGGGGAGTTGGCTCGAGCGGAGTGCGTATTTTTTCGGAAAATATAAAATATGATATTCGCGTTTATGAAGAGCCCTTCGTCTTCATCTATCCCTACGACATCCTTATTCCAATTATTGGCGTGCTGCTCGCGGCCTCCTTGATTATCAATATTGCGCCGGCAAGAGCGGCTCTAAAGCTAAAGGCTGTGGATGCGCTAAGAATGGGGAATGATTAA
- a CDS encoding Dps family protein: MTNATTTKSTTVQQHLNHQIANWSVLYIKLHNYHWYVKGSQFFTLHAKFQELYEEAALHVDELAERLLALKGKPIATMKEHLSTSSIGEASNKEDATDMVDQLIADFTKVIGELKTGMEDAQKAGDETTADMLLAIHTTLEKHVWMLSAFNGK; the protein is encoded by the coding sequence ATGACAAACGCAACTACTACAAAATCGACAACTGTACAGCAGCATCTAAACCATCAAATTGCCAACTGGAGCGTTCTTTACATTAAGCTTCACAATTATCATTGGTATGTGAAGGGCTCCCAATTTTTCACCTTGCATGCGAAGTTCCAAGAGCTTTATGAGGAGGCTGCGCTTCACGTAGATGAGCTGGCTGAACGCCTGTTAGCCTTGAAAGGCAAACCCATCGCGACGATGAAGGAGCATTTGAGCACCTCCAGCATTGGTGAAGCATCGAACAAAGAGGATGCGACAGATATGGTCGATCAATTGATCGCGGACTTTACAAAGGTGATCGGCGAGCTTAAGACGGGTATGGAAGACGCCCAAAAAGCTGGTGATGAAACTACAGCCGATATGCTCCTAGCAATTCATACAACACTTGAGAAGCATGTATGGATGCTGAGCGCATTCAACGGTAAATAA